GCCTCGTCGTAGGTGGCGCGCCTGCCGTGGGAGGGGTGGATCCTCTCCGCGCCCTTTCCGAGGGCCATGCAGCCGATGTTGATTGGATGGTTGGTACACTGGAATTTCTTCCGGCACACGCATTCGTCGAAGATCACGATATGGGACGCCTCGCAGACGAAGCGCTCCACCGCCTCGGTCGGCACCACGACGCTTCCCTGGCGGGGAACCTCCACGCCGATAGGAATGGATGTGACCTCGTTGTGGGGATACCGGAAGAAGAGGCTGATGAAGTGCTTCAGCACCGGGTAATCGCTCCAGCGCTTTCCCATGGTCATGAGGGGCCAGGTCAGGTCCGTGGCGACCTTGGCCATTTTTTTCGTGGGGCCGTATCGGAACAAGTTCTTCATGAAAGCCTCCTTGCTGTCCGCAGGGCCTATCGCCGGTCCAGAAGTATGTCCATGAAGTCACGGCCCAGGGCGCGGGGCAGCCCGATGAAGTAGGCCAGGGCGATGGCCAGGTCCACAACCCCCAGCAGTCCCGCCATGATATTTCCCGTGGAATAGCCGAGCCACGCGAACAGGAAGAAGGCCGCAGTGCGCAGCATGCCGTCCCAGAAGACGATGACCGCCCGGTGCTCCAGGTCGCGGGCCGCGAAGATCAGCATGATCCCCATGAAAAGCAGGAAGAACGCCGGGAGCAGCAGCCAGAAGCGGTTGTCCGGCGCGGTGATGCCCGTCGGGGCAAGGCCCCCCGGTATGATGAAGGTCAGGGCCGCGCCGATGTTGAAGAGGCCGGTGGCGATAACGAACTTTTTCATGTCAGTGATTCCTCCATATAAATATTAATATCTCCTATTATCATCAGCGGTACTGGATGATGCCGCTGATGCGTCCTGTCAGCTCGTCGATCGCCTCTTCGACCGAGTCGATTGTTGCGGTGATCGCCTTTTCGGGACAGAGGGTGGCGCAAATGCCGCAGCCCCTGCATCGCTCCCGGTCGATAACCGCTCCCCCTTCGTTGACAGTCGCGGCCCCGGCAAAGCAGTGTTCCGCGCAGGTTCCGCACCGGGTGCAGCGCGCGGTATCCACGGCCATGGAAAGGCCCTTGAGCTTGATGATGGATTCCTCGATTTCCCTCGGCATGAATTTCCGGTTGTTCATGATGGTGCAGCAGCAGCGGCAGCAGAAGCATATCGTCAATAGCTTTCCGCGGTCCCTGACGCCCCAGAGGAAGTTGTCCGGCTTGAACCGTCCCGCGAAGGGGATGAGGCCGTTTTCCACGCAGGCCCGGGCGTGGGCGATGGTTTCCTCGACGCCGCTATGGATCGAGACGGCCGGGTCGATTTCAGCGGCGCCGTCTCCCAGGAAGATGCAGGCCAGCTCGATCGAATGATTGGCGCAATGGTTGCCGTCCCTGCAGGTGCACCGTTTGATGATGGCGCGGCTGGAGGCGCTCCGGATGAGCTCCTCGATGATCGCCAGGGGAAGATAGGAGCTCCCGGCCCCGGCTATGGCCCTGTTGATAGGCAGATAGGTGATATTGAAATTTTTCCCGCTCAGGATGGGGACCACCAGCTTTTTCACCAGGGGGCCGGCCAGGGGCAGATGGGTCGCCTTCACGATCCCCCCCGAGAGGGGGAACGTTTTCGCTAAAACTTTGAGCCACCATGCGGGTCTGCGCGACATGATCGGAACCTCTCATTGATTCTCCCATCGATACTGCGGTGCTGTCGAGAATTTATTGATAGGGCGGGTAAAAATATTTCATGCTGTTGATCAACACCCAACAAAATGATCGTTGACCAGCCTGACAAAATGTATATACTATCCACAAAATATCAGACTTGTTGCGAAATTGCGTCTCGCCCTCGCGGGGGGCTTTTAGGGCTGGCATTAATGAAACATCCTGTCCGCTCGGTCTTCGCCTCTTAACCCCGATTTAAAGATCCAGATGTGCAATAAGTCCATTGAATGATAAAGGTGCACTGAATGATGAAAAATGGATTTCAACTGATGATACTCTGCGTGATGATGCTCGGCTGCGCCCGGGGGGCGGTCAAGAAAGAGCTGCTCTCCCTCATGGACAATCCAGGCACCGCCGCCGGCTCAGACCTGATGACGGCCCTGTGCGGATGGCCAGCCGGTGACAAACTGCGGCCCGATTCCATGGATATTGAGCTTGGGCCGGAGAGCACCGGCAGCAGCGGCCAGGGTTTTGTCCGCATTTCGGCCGGGGGTGATTCCTTTTCCTGCACGGGTAAAGTTTCCTTCTCCTACTGGCACTCCTATGGGGGAGGCCATGGTTACAGCGGCGGGAACGAGATTCAGCTTGGAAAATTCAAAAGACTGGATGCCGTTGACGCAGCGATAAGCGATCCGCCGGGGGCGCGGCCCATCGGAATGAACGAAACGAGGAAGGGACAGCTGGGAGAAAAGAGCGGACGCCTGCCGGACGGGTCCTTCGCAGATCATTATAGTATCAATCTGGAAAACGAAAATCCCCTTTTGCGGTTTAACCTGGAGGCTGAAAAGGGCCTGAACCCCCGCGGCTACGTGTACCAGGGCGGTAAACTCGTTGATGTATTCAGCTCCCGGTGGTCCGGAACTGCGCCCTATGATAACATCTGTTTCCTGGAAAAAGGGAGGGCTGTCGTGCTCATAACCACCGGGAAGAAATCGGGCTCCTATGCCATTCGTCTCGACGAGCCCGATGAGGCTGCCCGCTCCATGTTGAAGATGCCCGAGCGTTACAGGAAAAAGGCCCGGTGAGCGACGGAATCAGCAGCGGGACGGTTGACGGCACTTTCCAGAAAAAAATAGTTTATTAACTTGACATTTAAGTAGCTTAATTATATATTGCATGCATGAAGAACAATGATCTGCTCTCCTTAAACGCCCAGTTCAACCGCATTGTAAACAAATTCAATGCCTTCAGGAACAGGAAAGTCCAGTACGAGCTCGGCCATGTCTTGTACCCCGCTGAAATACAGGTCCTTATCATCATATCCATGAAGCCGGGAATTACCGTTTCGTCGATAGCCGATGAATTGTATATAAGCGCCAGCGCGGCGTCACAGCTGGTCAGGAAACTCACGAATAAAAAATATGCTGTGAAAAAACGTCTCAGCGGCAATGAGCGGGTTGTGGAGCTCTATCTCACCGATTCCGGGAAAGGCGCGGTTAATTCCTACCGGGCCTTTGAGGCGAAAACGGCCGGCGAATTTTTAAAGCATTTTTCCAGGCTCACTGATAAGGAAAAAGACAGTTTGATGAAGCTGTTCAACGGGATCGAGAAAATGATGGATGAGAAGCTGGAAATGACACAATGAAATTTTTTTGCATAATAGTTAAGTAGATAAAATAATAAGGAGATAAATTATGAAGATCAGGATCATTTACTTTTCAGGCACGGGAAATACGACCTTTATCACCGACAAGCTTATGGCGGCGCTTCGCGACAAGGCCGGTGATATACGGGCCATTCCGGTGGAAGAAGCGATTTCCCGGATTGACGCGCTGGAAACGGGAGCGGAGACGATCCTTGGCGTCGCCTACCCGGTCTATGACCTGAGCGCGCCTGAAATCATCGACCGGTTCATCGAGCTGCTTCCCATCTCCCGGGCGCCTGTCCCTGTCTTTATCTATTCAACGCAGGCATTGATCAGGCTGGATTGCAATGCCGTGACGTCGAAAAAATTAAGGGAGAAAAATTATCTCACAATAGCGAAAGAAGGCTTCAAGCTGCCTTCCAACGGCCTGTCTTTTTACGGCGACGCGGGCCATGTCGCCTATCGGTACGCCACCCGTTTTGAATATTCAACTGACATTAAAATCGTGAAATTCTCCAATCGGATTATAAGGCAGTACGCGAGGTTCCGGAACAAACCGTTTTCGCTGAATCCCTACACCTTCAGGGCGGTCAACGTGGTGCGCGGTTATTCACTTCGCCTGGTGGGTGAAAAACTCTATAGAAACCTTCAAGTAGATACACGGTGCGTCAGGTGCGGCATCTGCAGCGCCCTGTGCCCCGAAAAAAATATTGTAATCACCCGGGAGGGAGTAATGCTCAAGGAGGATAATCATTGCCTGCGCTGCCTGAGATGTGTATATAGCTGTCCGTCAAAATCGATCAATTTTACCAGTTCCGCCAGAAGCGGCAATTATACTTCCGCCATAAGGCAGCAGAGGTATGTGCAGTCTATTATAAAAACGAATTGATTATATTCATATATGATGTATGCTATGGGGCGCAATGGGTCATGATGAACGGCAGGATGGAATATTAAAGAGGGAGGGGGCAATGAAAAAACTCGTCACAGGCGCGACCGGGTTCATGGGCTCATCGATCGTAAGAGAGCTCTTGAAGGACGGCGAAGAAGTCAGGGTCCTCGTGCGTAAGACCAGCGACATGGGCAATATCGACGGCCTTGACGTGGAGATCGCTTATGGGGACATCCGCGACGGCGACTCCATGCGGCAAGCCCTCAAGGGCTGCGACACGCTCTATTACACGGCCGCTTTTTTCGCCCACTGGGTGCCGGACAGAAAACTGCCCTACGAGGTCAACGTCGAGGGGACGAAGACATCGATGAAGGCGGCCCTCGACGCCGGGGTGCAGAAGGTGGTGTACACGAGCACCAACAACGCCCTGGGGGCCCACGGCCCGATACCGGTGGACGAAAGCGCCCAGTTCAACCACTGGAAAACCGGGGACCACTACTCCATCTCCAAGTACCTCGCAGAAGAGGAGGCGAAAAAGTTCGTTCCCCTGGGTCTGCCTATCGTCATAGTCAATCCCACCCTGGTCATCGGCGTGCGCGATATCAAGCCGACACCCTCGGGGCAGATGATAATCGACATAGCCACGGGACAGATGCCCGGATACATCGAGGGGGGGACCAATATCATAGACGTGGAGGACGTCGCCCGGGGCCATATCCTCGCGGCCAAGAAAGGCAGGATCGGGGAGCGATACCTATTCGGTAACCAGAACATGACGGTATCCGAGTACTTCAGCCTGATTGCCGAGGTCGCGGGAGTCAGGCCACCGCGGATAAAGATACCGTACCACGCCGCCGTCGCCATGGGCTATCTCTTCGAGGCGGCGGCCTATTTCACGAAAAAGCCTCCGGTGGTCACGGCCTCGGAGGTGCGGATCGGCAAACTGCAGGAGTGGTATGACTGCTCCAAGGCAGTGAAGGAGCTGGGCCTTCCCCAGACGCCGGTGCGGCAGGCCATAGAGAAGGCCCTTCACTGGTTCACCGAAAATGGATATATTAAAAAGAAATGACCCGGACGGGTCATTTCTTCATCCGGTCTTCCCCGACCCATTCGTCCCAGCTCGATTCATATCCGTCATAATGGATAAAATATTTTTTGCCCTTCACCTTCAGAATGACCGCCGGATACCACTGGTCGTTCCACAGTACCTGTACGCGGTCGTTCACGGCATAACCGGCGGGGGCCGGATTCTCGGAACCGCCGGACGTGTCGGGACCGGCGACGCGGCGATAGGTTCCCGGTTTTTCCGAATCGAACTGGATCGTGAGCCTGTCCCCCTTCAGCTGGATGATCTTTAAAACCGGGGGGCCGTCGAAGCCGCAGTCGCTCAGCTTGATGATGTTGCCGGCCAGTGTCCACTTGCATTGAAAGGGACTGGGCCCGGAATAGGTAAAGGAGCCGTTTGCTTCAAAGATCAGGCTGTCCCGATTTCCCGGATAATTTTTGAGTTCTTTCAGATTTTCCCAGCTGCCGACAATGGGCGGATCGGCCAGGAGAGTGATGGGAATAAGACAGGTAAAAACAAGCGTCAGCATTATGGTTTTCATAGGCTCCTCCTGTTTTTTATCGTCATGCAGGATCATAGCCATCGGATTATGATCTGTCAATAATAAATGTCACGGTTGTTTTTCGCCCTGTCGATCGGGGTGTTTCATTGGCGAATCCCATGATCTGCCGCAGATACGCGGTCCTATTTTATATGTTGACCGCGCCGGAGATATAGGACAGTATGAGGCCGTAACGCAATGATATTTGATAAGCTGATGAAGTCATAATGAATAAAAATCAGGATAAACCCTATGAGAATAATAGCGTATCTCATCATCATCTCTCTTTCCGCTTTAGCGGTCAGCTGCGACAAAAAGGCGGCAGACTTACCGGTAAAACAGTTCAGCAGCTACAC
Above is a genomic segment from Spirochaetota bacterium containing:
- a CDS encoding winged helix-turn-helix transcriptional regulator; amino-acid sequence: MKNNDLLSLNAQFNRIVNKFNAFRNRKVQYELGHVLYPAEIQVLIIISMKPGITVSSIADELYISASAASQLVRKLTNKKYAVKKRLSGNERVVELYLTDSGKGAVNSYRAFEAKTAGEFLKHFSRLTDKEKDSLMKLFNGIEKMMDEKLEMTQ
- a CDS encoding 4Fe-4S binding protein gives rise to the protein MSRRPAWWLKVLAKTFPLSGGIVKATHLPLAGPLVKKLVVPILSGKNFNITYLPINRAIAGAGSSYLPLAIIEELIRSASSRAIIKRCTCRDGNHCANHSIELACIFLGDGAAEIDPAVSIHSGVEETIAHARACVENGLIPFAGRFKPDNFLWGVRDRGKLLTICFCCRCCCTIMNNRKFMPREIEESIIKLKGLSMAVDTARCTRCGTCAEHCFAGAATVNEGGAVIDRERCRGCGICATLCPEKAITATIDSVEEAIDELTGRISGIIQYR
- a CDS encoding NAD-dependent epimerase/dehydratase family protein produces the protein MKKLVTGATGFMGSSIVRELLKDGEEVRVLVRKTSDMGNIDGLDVEIAYGDIRDGDSMRQALKGCDTLYYTAAFFAHWVPDRKLPYEVNVEGTKTSMKAALDAGVQKVVYTSTNNALGAHGPIPVDESAQFNHWKTGDHYSISKYLAEEEAKKFVPLGLPIVIVNPTLVIGVRDIKPTPSGQMIIDIATGQMPGYIEGGTNIIDVEDVARGHILAAKKGRIGERYLFGNQNMTVSEYFSLIAEVAGVRPPRIKIPYHAAVAMGYLFEAAAYFTKKPPVVTASEVRIGKLQEWYDCSKAVKELGLPQTPVRQAIEKALHWFTENGYIKKK
- a CDS encoding EFR1 family ferrodoxin (N-terminal region resembles flavodoxins. C-terminal ferrodoxin region binds two 4Fe-4S clusters.) — encoded protein: MKIRIIYFSGTGNTTFITDKLMAALRDKAGDIRAIPVEEAISRIDALETGAETILGVAYPVYDLSAPEIIDRFIELLPISRAPVPVFIYSTQALIRLDCNAVTSKKLREKNYLTIAKEGFKLPSNGLSFYGDAGHVAYRYATRFEYSTDIKIVKFSNRIIRQYARFRNKPFSLNPYTFRAVNVVRGYSLRLVGEKLYRNLQVDTRCVRCGICSALCPEKNIVITREGVMLKEDNHCLRCLRCVYSCPSKSINFTSSARSGNYTSAIRQQRYVQSIIKTN